From Enterococcus mediterraneensis, the proteins below share one genomic window:
- a CDS encoding conjugal transfer protein, whose amino-acid sequence MKKIKSYTSIWAVEKVIYAINDFQLPFPVTFNQMAWFVLSLLFVIVFAHVPPLSMIEGAFLKYLGIPVAVTWFMSQKTFDGKKPLGFLRSFISYHLRFKVTFAGKKVKEQKKRWDEPITLVRSVNYVPD is encoded by the coding sequence ATGAAAAAAATAAAAAGCTATACCAGTATCTGGGCAGTTGAAAAAGTCATTTACGCAATTAATGACTTTCAGCTGCCTTTTCCTGTGACCTTTAACCAGATGGCTTGGTTTGTTTTATCCTTGCTGTTTGTCATCGTATTTGCCCATGTGCCTCCGCTGTCTATGATAGAGGGGGCATTTCTAAAATACTTAGGTATACCGGTGGCGGTTACTTGGTTCATGTCGCAAAAGACCTTTGACGGCAAGAAACCATTAGGATTTTTACGATCTTTTATCAGCTATCACTTACGGTTTAAGGTCACTTTCGCAGGAAAGAAAGTCAAAGAACAAAAGAAACGATGGGACGAACCCATTACTCTTGTAAGGAGTGTGAACTATGTACCCGATTAA
- a CDS encoding ATP-binding protein, with the protein MYPIKYIENNLVFNQEGECFAYYELVPYNYSFLSPEQKYQVHDNFRQLIAQNREGKIHALQIATESSIRVTQERSKKEIIGRLKEVAKQRVDLQTDALVSMIGDSQIDYRFFIGFKLIVTDEEVNLKSLKKSFFSGFQEFVYGVNHHLMGDFVSLSNEEIRRYTKLERLMESKLARRFKVRRVTPSDLTYLIEHIYGEKGTPFEEYEFQLPKKKLKSETLVKRYDLLRPTRCLIEEKPRYLRIEHENHESYVAYLTINTIVGEMEFPSSELFYYQQQQFTFPIDTSMNVEIVTNKKALATVRNKKKELKDLDNHAYQSDNETNSNVLDALDSVDELETTLDQSKESMYKLSYVVRVSAESVDELKRRCDEVFDFYDDTNVKLVRPFGDMMGLHEEFLPSSKRYMNDYIQYVTSDFLAGLGFGATQMLGELEGIYFGYNVDTGRNVYLKPALASQGVKGSVTNALAAAFLGSLGGGKSFSNNLLVYYAVLFGGQAVIVDPKGERGGWKETLPEIAEEINILNLTSKPENQGLLDPYVIMKKKKDSESLAIDILTFLTGISSRDGEKFPVLRKAIRTVTQSEQRGLLQVIVELRKEGSSVAENIADHIESFTDYDFAHLLFSDGSITQSISLDKQLNIIQVADLVLPDAETTFEEYTTMELLSVSMLIVISTFALDFIHSNREIFKIVDLDEAWSFLQVAQGKTLSNKLVRAGRAMNAGVYFVTQNSDDLLDERLKNNIGLKFAFRSTDIHEIKKTLEFFGLNQEDESNQKRLRDLENGQCLMQDLYGRVGVVQVHPVFEELFHAFDTRPPVQERME; encoded by the coding sequence ATGTACCCGATTAAGTATATCGAAAACAATCTTGTCTTTAACCAAGAAGGCGAGTGTTTTGCCTACTATGAATTAGTGCCCTATAACTATTCCTTTTTATCGCCTGAACAGAAGTATCAAGTACATGATAACTTTCGCCAATTAATTGCACAGAATCGTGAAGGGAAGATCCATGCCTTACAAATTGCGACAGAAAGCAGTATTCGCGTCACACAAGAGCGCTCGAAAAAGGAAATTATCGGTAGACTCAAAGAAGTAGCGAAACAAAGAGTTGACCTACAAACAGATGCATTAGTATCCATGATTGGCGATAGTCAGATTGATTATCGCTTTTTTATTGGCTTTAAACTAATTGTGACAGATGAAGAGGTTAATCTAAAAAGCCTCAAGAAATCTTTCTTTTCTGGGTTTCAAGAATTTGTCTATGGAGTGAATCATCATTTGATGGGTGATTTTGTTTCCTTATCTAATGAAGAAATTCGCCGATATACCAAGCTAGAAAGGTTAATGGAGAGTAAATTAGCTCGGAGATTTAAAGTCAGACGTGTCACACCGAGTGATCTGACGTATTTGATTGAACATATCTATGGTGAAAAAGGCACACCGTTTGAAGAATATGAATTCCAACTACCAAAGAAAAAGCTGAAATCAGAAACGCTGGTGAAACGTTACGACTTATTACGTCCCACTCGTTGTCTGATTGAAGAAAAGCCCCGTTACTTACGAATTGAACATGAAAATCATGAGTCTTATGTAGCGTATCTGACAATCAATACGATTGTAGGGGAAATGGAGTTTCCTTCCTCAGAACTTTTCTATTACCAGCAACAACAATTTACTTTTCCTATTGATACTTCAATGAATGTGGAAATCGTGACGAATAAAAAGGCCCTAGCTACTGTTCGCAATAAGAAAAAAGAACTGAAAGATTTAGACAACCATGCTTACCAATCCGATAATGAAACGAATTCCAATGTACTAGATGCGTTGGATTCCGTGGATGAGTTGGAAACCACCTTGGACCAGTCAAAAGAATCCATGTACAAATTGAGTTATGTGGTTCGAGTGAGTGCAGAGTCTGTAGATGAACTAAAGCGCCGCTGTGATGAAGTGTTCGATTTTTATGATGATACCAATGTAAAACTAGTCCGGCCCTTTGGCGATATGATGGGGCTACATGAAGAATTCTTACCTTCTAGTAAGCGATATATGAATGACTATATCCAATATGTTACTTCTGACTTTTTGGCGGGACTTGGATTTGGAGCTACACAGATGCTAGGAGAATTGGAAGGAATTTACTTTGGCTACAATGTAGATACGGGTCGTAATGTTTATCTCAAGCCGGCTTTGGCTTCACAAGGAGTCAAGGGTTCAGTTACCAATGCGCTAGCTGCCGCTTTCCTTGGTTCACTAGGTGGTGGGAAATCCTTTAGTAATAATCTCCTAGTTTACTATGCTGTTTTGTTCGGTGGGCAAGCTGTGATTGTCGATCCAAAAGGCGAACGAGGTGGTTGGAAAGAAACCTTGCCAGAAATTGCGGAGGAAATCAATATTCTCAACTTGACCAGTAAGCCAGAAAATCAGGGCTTACTTGATCCTTATGTGATTATGAAGAAAAAGAAGGACTCGGAAAGTTTAGCAATTGATATCCTGACTTTTTTAACAGGGATTTCTAGTCGAGATGGGGAGAAGTTTCCAGTGTTGCGCAAAGCCATTCGAACCGTTACCCAAAGTGAGCAACGAGGATTATTACAAGTAATCGTTGAATTGCGTAAAGAGGGTTCGTCAGTCGCGGAAAATATCGCCGATCACATCGAGTCCTTTACCGATTATGATTTTGCCCATTTGCTTTTCTCAGATGGTTCGATTACCCAATCGATCAGTTTAGACAAGCAGTTGAATATCATTCAAGTGGCGGATCTGGTTTTACCGGATGCGGAAACGACTTTTGAAGAATATACCACCATGGAATTGCTTAGTGTTTCGATGTTAATCGTCATTTCGACTTTTGCCTTGGACTTTATCCATAGCAACCGAGAAATTTTTAAGATTGTGGACTTGGATGAGGCGTGGAGTTTTCTTCAAGTGGCACAAGGGAAAACATTATCGAATAAGCTTGTTCGTGCTGGGCGGGCTATGAATGCCGGGGTTTACTTTGTCACGCAAAATAGTGACGATTTACTGGATGAACGCTTGAAGAATAATATCGGATTGAAGTTTGCGTTTCGTAGTACCGATATTCATGAAATTAAGAAGACTTTGGAATTTTTTGGATTGAATCAAGAAGATGAAAGCAATCAAAAACGCCTACGAGATTTGGAAAACGGCCAATGCTTGATGCAAGATTTGTATGGAAGAGTTGGCGTAGTTCAAGTTCACCCTGTCTTTGAAGAACTCTTCCATGCCTTTGATACCCGTCCACCTGTTCAAGAGAGAATGGAGTGA
- a CDS encoding FUSC family protein: MRKKLFWIAGIIAISLCVMLLLLSLIGTVAEATGLVDDTVEAGNLYSQYSLNNYQLDFFVDSSWDWLPWNWGDGLGKSVMYGLYAITNFIWTVSLYLSNATGYVVQEAYKLDFISDTAESIGKNIQTLAGITENGLQTTGFYFGFLLLMILALGGYVAYTGLLKRETTKAVRAVLNFMMIFLLSGSFIAYAPTYITKINDFSSDVSEAALSLGTEIVVPNSESQGKDSVDLIRDSLFSIQVQQPWLLLQFDDSNIEEIGEDRVNKILSVSPDENKGNDREEAVKAEIEDNDNANLSITKTMNRLGTVVFLVLFNIGISFFVFLLTGIMLFSQILFIIFAMFLPISFLLSMLPTYESLGKKAIIRLFNTIMMRAGVTLVITTAFSISTMFFNISANYPFFMVAFLQIVTFSGIYFKLGDIMSMFNLQSSDSQSMGRRVMRKPQMLMNRKLRQLNRNVGRTLAFGGGAAVGNKLAKEQSKSKFKPSGSSLRKNSRLANDYEVASDSTKENPISKNKKQSRMNLAGRKIGKVLDTQALVKDKTKQVRDQIQKTPTNLKYNLHKGTEKTKTAPEEFKRGLVQEKTNRAELREKQRHRRDEKMAEKRKALNETGNRHGKRRGNVPIKTELQPQKDRATKKEAPKRIVKGNPNPEIKRKLASQEVILKEKNQSLSKKNSFQQVKQRSTLPKQTNQKVQKGMNPRPKSRSGEKK, encoded by the coding sequence ATGAGAAAGAAACTTTTTTGGATTGCAGGAATAATCGCAATCAGTCTCTGTGTCATGTTACTTCTTCTCAGTCTGATTGGAACGGTGGCCGAGGCAACGGGTCTGGTTGATGATACAGTTGAAGCCGGAAATCTTTATTCTCAATATTCACTGAACAACTATCAACTAGATTTCTTTGTGGATAGCTCTTGGGATTGGCTGCCTTGGAATTGGGGTGATGGTCTAGGCAAGAGCGTGATGTATGGTCTTTATGCCATTACGAATTTCATTTGGACCGTGAGCTTGTATTTATCAAACGCCACAGGCTACGTTGTTCAAGAAGCTTATAAGTTGGATTTCATTTCGGATACGGCTGAGAGTATTGGGAAAAACATTCAAACCTTAGCTGGCATTACCGAAAATGGACTCCAGACCACGGGCTTTTACTTTGGGTTTCTACTATTGATGATTTTAGCTCTAGGGGGGTATGTGGCGTATACAGGTCTACTCAAACGAGAAACTACCAAAGCAGTTCGAGCCGTATTAAATTTTATGATGATCTTTCTACTTTCGGGTTCATTCATTGCGTATGCGCCCACCTATATCACAAAAATCAATGACTTTAGTTCAGATGTTAGTGAAGCGGCTCTTAGCCTTGGAACCGAGATTGTTGTACCCAATTCGGAAAGCCAAGGAAAAGATAGTGTGGATTTGATTCGAGATAGCTTGTTTTCGATTCAAGTCCAACAACCCTGGTTACTCTTACAATTTGATGATTCTAATATAGAAGAAATTGGCGAAGATCGGGTCAATAAGATTCTATCCGTGAGTCCGGATGAAAATAAGGGCAATGATCGGGAAGAAGCGGTCAAAGCCGAGATTGAAGACAATGACAATGCGAATCTCAGTATTACCAAGACCATGAACCGCTTAGGGACCGTGGTCTTTTTGGTGTTGTTCAATATCGGGATTTCCTTCTTTGTTTTTCTTCTAACTGGGATTATGTTGTTTTCGCAAATTCTCTTCATTATCTTTGCGATGTTTCTTCCTATCAGTTTCTTATTGTCCATGTTGCCGACTTATGAGAGTTTGGGCAAGAAGGCGATTATTCGCTTATTCAATACGATTATGATGCGAGCGGGAGTCACGCTGGTAATCACAACGGCTTTTAGTATTTCTACGATGTTTTTCAATATTTCGGCTAACTATCCATTTTTCATGGTTGCTTTTCTGCAAATTGTGACCTTTTCCGGCATCTATTTCAAATTGGGCGATATTATGAGCATGTTCAACCTTCAAAGTAGTGATAGTCAGTCAATGGGAAGACGTGTTATGCGAAAACCGCAAATGTTAATGAACCGAAAGCTACGGCAACTTAATCGAAATGTGGGACGTACTTTGGCTTTTGGTGGTGGTGCAGCAGTCGGAAATAAGTTGGCAAAGGAACAATCAAAATCCAAATTTAAGCCATCCGGTTCTTCTCTACGAAAGAATTCACGATTAGCTAACGATTACGAGGTAGCATCTGACTCGACTAAGGAAAATCCAATCTCAAAAAATAAGAAACAGTCCCGAATGAACTTGGCTGGGAGAAAAATCGGCAAGGTTTTGGATACTCAAGCTTTGGTGAAAGATAAGACTAAACAAGTAAGGGATCAGATACAGAAAACACCAACCAATTTGAAATACAACCTCCATAAAGGAACTGAGAAAACTAAAACAGCCCCTGAAGAATTTAAGCGTGGTCTGGTCCAAGAAAAAACAAATCGAGCAGAGTTGCGAGAAAAACAACGACACCGAAGAGATGAAAAAATGGCTGAAAAGCGCAAAGCATTGAACGAAACAGGAAATCGTCATGGGAAAAGAAGGGGGAATGTTCCGATAAAAACAGAACTCCAACCTCAAAAGGATAGAGCAACAAAAAAAGAAGCACCAAAGCGGATTGTGAAGGGAAATCCGAATCCTGAAATCAAACGGAAGCTTGCTAGTCAGGAAGTCATTTTAAAAGAGAAAAACCAATCACTCAGTAAGAAAAATTCTTTCCAGCAAGTAAAACAGAGGTCTACTCTGCCCAAGCAAACTAATCAAAAAGTACAAAAAGGAATGAACCCACGTCCAAAATCAAGGTCGGGTGAGAAAAAATGA
- a CDS encoding lysozyme family protein — translation MNFKKVSVISLAFLTISFMGILMCVGLLFGEDSEGSGSSGTSPGDSSVSEEVLQHRVMVEKYAKESNISEYVPILLAIIQVESGGTMEDVMQSSESAGLPPNSLSTEASIKQGCLYFASLVKRSKELGCDQYSIIQAYNYGDGYLDYVAKNGKKHSFALAESFSKEKSGGQKVDYPNPIAIKENGGWRYNYGNMFYCLLVKQYLTTTQFDDKTVQGIFDEAFKYEGTAYVFGGSSPETGFDCSGLTQWCYAKVGLKLPRVAQDQYDAMTHIDLKDAKPGDLVFFHSTYDAGTYVTHVGIYAGDNRMFHAGDPVGWTNLTDSYWQQHLIGAGRYKQ, via the coding sequence ATGAACTTTAAGAAAGTAAGTGTCATTTCGTTAGCCTTCCTGACAATCTCCTTTATGGGCATCTTGATGTGTGTGGGTTTATTGTTTGGCGAGGACAGTGAAGGAAGTGGTAGTTCTGGAACTTCTCCTGGAGATAGTAGTGTCTCAGAAGAAGTTTTGCAACACCGTGTAATGGTGGAAAAATATGCCAAAGAATCAAACATCTCAGAATATGTCCCGATTCTTTTGGCGATTATTCAAGTCGAATCTGGTGGCACAATGGAAGACGTTATGCAAAGTTCTGAGTCAGCAGGGTTACCACCGAATTCATTAAGTACAGAGGCATCCATCAAACAAGGGTGCCTCTATTTTGCGTCTTTGGTTAAGCGTTCCAAAGAATTAGGATGCGATCAGTATAGTATTATTCAAGCTTATAACTATGGTGACGGGTATCTAGATTATGTCGCGAAAAACGGGAAGAAGCACAGTTTTGCTTTAGCCGAATCTTTTTCGAAGGAAAAATCGGGCGGTCAAAAAGTTGATTACCCCAATCCTATCGCGATTAAGGAAAATGGTGGGTGGCGGTATAACTATGGCAATATGTTTTATTGCTTATTAGTGAAGCAATACCTGACCACGACACAGTTTGATGATAAGACGGTCCAAGGGATTTTTGACGAGGCGTTTAAGTATGAAGGTACTGCTTATGTCTTTGGTGGATCAAGTCCAGAAACGGGGTTTGATTGTAGTGGTTTGACTCAATGGTGTTATGCCAAAGTTGGTCTGAAACTTCCTCGGGTGGCTCAGGATCAATATGATGCCATGACCCATATTGATTTAAAAGATGCCAAACCAGGAGATTTGGTTTTCTTTCATTCGACTTATGATGCCGGTACTTATGTAACTCATGTGGGCATTTATGCAGGAGACAATCGAATGTTCCATGCAGGAGACCCAGTTGGTTGGACGAATCTCACCGATAGCTATTGGCAGCAGCATCTTATTGGAGCCGGGCGATATAAACAATAG
- a CDS encoding conjugal transfer protein: MKIKIERNQKEKTPKKKKERVVSVGKNRKMVLALWFLLFCSLAFGIYKNFTAIDQHTTHEKVVVKEKIVNTSGVENFTVDFVKEYFSWKNDKEVIEKRMTNLEQYLTEEGLSLSQDMVRADIPTSSQVQSVKILDVEKHSEEFVVSLMVDQKVTEGEKSQQVSSAYRVTIFEDEKGNYVVTSLPTMIAKSEKAKHEEKQVESDSGIDAKTTEEITEFLETFFRLYPAASEKELEYYVENDAMRPININLKFVELVNPVYEQDGKIVQVKVGVKYLDDLSKTTSYFQYELGLQKDRNWKIIESD; the protein is encoded by the coding sequence ATGAAGATAAAAATTGAACGGAATCAAAAGGAGAAGACTCCCAAAAAGAAGAAAGAACGGGTTGTTTCAGTGGGTAAGAATCGGAAAATGGTGCTTGCCCTTTGGTTTTTACTGTTTTGTAGTCTCGCTTTTGGAATCTATAAAAACTTTACGGCCATTGATCAGCATACAACTCATGAAAAAGTGGTCGTGAAAGAGAAAATAGTGAATACCTCTGGAGTAGAAAATTTTACTGTAGATTTTGTGAAAGAATACTTTTCATGGAAGAATGACAAGGAAGTAATTGAAAAGAGAATGACTAATCTTGAACAGTATCTTACGGAAGAAGGATTGTCCTTAAGCCAAGATATGGTTCGAGCAGATATTCCTACTAGTTCACAAGTTCAATCAGTAAAAATTCTAGATGTTGAAAAGCACTCGGAAGAATTTGTTGTTTCATTGATGGTAGATCAAAAGGTTACAGAAGGGGAAAAATCACAGCAAGTTTCTTCTGCGTATCGAGTGACTATTTTTGAAGATGAAAAAGGAAATTATGTTGTAACCAGTTTGCCTACAATGATTGCAAAATCAGAAAAGGCGAAGCATGAAGAAAAACAAGTAGAAAGTGATTCAGGGATTGATGCCAAAACAACGGAAGAAATCACCGAGTTTTTAGAGACGTTTTTCAGGCTTTATCCAGCAGCATCAGAAAAGGAACTAGAATACTATGTTGAAAATGATGCGATGCGACCAATTAATATAAATCTGAAATTTGTGGAATTGGTGAATCCAGTTTATGAACAAGATGGAAAAATTGTTCAAGTTAAAGTTGGAGTAAAATATCTTGATGATTTATCAAAAACAACTAGTTACTTTCAGTATGAATTAGGATTACAAAAAGATAGAAACTGGAAAATTATTGAATCTGATTAA
- a CDS encoding LysR family transcriptional regulator, with product MDLQQLQNFLIIAQEENITHAANYLHLSQPALSRQIKALEDELGKTLLIRESKKITLTKDGMLLRKRASEITNLVAKTTNELTTDHNDLSGDILLGVSETDAIRFIGQCTSQLISLHPKVTLKLRNGDNESVLHMVNSGLVDMGLYFGAIDQNIFNHIELKTPNLFGALMQKNHPLAEKSILTPDDLADQPLILYQNSLDDNSLPEWFHREESELNITGTFGMYLSAKKLVESGLGIALVFDDLVDYHSTNLVCLPLKPEFATSVSLIWKKYQFFSETTQALLTIIKNKLAQNK from the coding sequence ATGGATTTACAGCAATTGCAAAATTTTTTAATCATTGCTCAAGAAGAAAATATTACTCATGCTGCTAATTATTTACATCTTTCACAGCCGGCCCTTTCTCGACAAATTAAGGCTTTAGAAGATGAACTGGGTAAAACACTGCTAATTCGTGAATCAAAAAAAATAACGCTAACTAAAGATGGAATGCTCTTACGTAAAAGAGCTTCTGAAATTACTAATCTAGTTGCTAAAACAACGAATGAATTGACAACAGATCATAATGATTTATCTGGGGATATTTTATTAGGAGTCAGTGAAACAGACGCTATCCGTTTTATTGGTCAATGCACCAGTCAATTAATTAGTCTGCATCCTAAAGTCACACTCAAATTACGCAATGGAGATAATGAGTCCGTATTACATATGGTAAACAGTGGTTTAGTTGACATGGGCCTTTATTTTGGTGCAATTGATCAGAATATCTTCAATCATATCGAGTTGAAGACGCCAAATCTTTTTGGTGCATTAATGCAAAAAAATCATCCATTGGCAGAAAAGTCTATCCTGACACCCGACGATCTTGCCGATCAACCATTAATTCTCTATCAAAATTCGTTAGATGATAATTCCTTACCAGAATGGTTTCACCGAGAAGAAAGTGAGTTAAACATTACTGGTACATTTGGTATGTATCTTAGTGCTAAAAAGCTTGTCGAAAGTGGGCTAGGTATTGCCTTAGTATTTGATGACCTAGTTGACTACCATTCAACAAATTTAGTTTGTCTCCCACTGAAACCAGAGTTTGCAACAAGCGTAAGTTTAATTTGGAAGAAGTACCAATTTTTTTCGGAAACTACTCAAGCATTACTGACAATAATAAAAAACAAATTGGCTCAAAACAAATGA
- a CDS encoding YitT family protein, whose product MLKTIKPRALAMVILGSTILSFGLFNIHSFSGVTEGGGLGLTLLLDHWFHLSPAITGFIFNMLCYAAGWKILGREFIFYSIVASVGFSASYSLFEAIGPFWPHIGDTPLLAAVVGAIFVGVGCGLCVRAGGAPGGDDAMAMSIAKVFKMKIQWAYLASDLVVLVLSLSYIPLNRIGFSLLTVILSGQLIGIVQEFHLPAWMHQEKPAKVE is encoded by the coding sequence GTGTTAAAAACAATTAAACCCCGCGCACTAGCGATGGTGATTTTGGGGAGTACAATCTTATCTTTTGGCTTATTTAATATCCATTCCTTCAGTGGTGTGACTGAAGGTGGTGGTCTGGGGCTGACCCTGTTACTAGATCATTGGTTTCATTTGTCACCAGCAATCACTGGGTTCATCTTCAATATGTTATGTTATGCGGCTGGCTGGAAAATATTAGGGCGAGAGTTCATATTTTATTCCATTGTCGCTTCTGTGGGTTTTTCTGCTAGCTATAGTCTTTTTGAAGCAATCGGACCTTTTTGGCCCCATATCGGTGATACGCCCCTTTTGGCAGCAGTAGTAGGAGCTATCTTTGTCGGGGTTGGCTGTGGGCTTTGTGTTCGAGCAGGTGGTGCCCCGGGTGGAGATGATGCTATGGCCATGAGTATTGCCAAAGTTTTTAAAATGAAAATTCAGTGGGCCTACCTTGCTAGTGATTTGGTCGTCTTGGTATTGTCTTTGAGCTATATTCCCTTGAATCGCATTGGTTTTTCATTGCTGACAGTCATACTTTCAGGACAACTCATCGGTATCGTACAAGAATTTCATTTGCCAGCTTGGATGCATCAGGAAAAGCCGGCTAAGGTGGAGTAA
- the xylA gene encoding xylose isomerase, with protein sequence MSYFPSIDKIQYEGTDTKNMFAFRHYNPDEVVMGKKMKDHLRFAIAYWHTMTQDGSDPFGNPVNQRPWFGETPMETAKNRVEAFFEICEKLGAEYFCFHDVDIAPEGDSLEEFFANVDEITDLIKEKMDQTGIKLLWNTANMFSNPRFVNGAASTNNAEVYAIAAAQVKKGLDISKKLGGENYVFWGGREGYETLLNTNMKLEQDNIARLFKMAIAYGEKIGHKPQFLLEPKPKEPSKHQYDFDAATTMAFIQRYGLEGDFKLNLEANHATLAGHTFEHEIAVARCYDSLGSLDANQGDVLLGWDTDEFPTNVMDVTLAMYEVLENGGIAPGGINFDSKVRRSAFEPEDLFLAHIAGMDTFARGLKNAAKLKEDRFFDDLKEERYASFNEGLGEKIMKDEEDLESLYDYAVSHEDPVLKSSHIEYVKNILNDYL encoded by the coding sequence ATGAGTTATTTTCCAAGTATCGACAAGATTCAATATGAAGGCACAGACACAAAAAATATGTTTGCATTCCGCCACTACAATCCAGATGAAGTAGTGATGGGCAAAAAAATGAAGGATCATCTTCGTTTTGCCATTGCTTATTGGCATACAATGACTCAAGATGGTTCGGATCCATTTGGTAATCCAGTCAACCAACGCCCTTGGTTTGGTGAAACGCCAATGGAAACTGCCAAAAATCGGGTAGAAGCCTTCTTTGAAATTTGCGAAAAATTAGGCGCAGAATACTTCTGTTTCCATGATGTAGATATCGCACCAGAAGGCGATAGCTTAGAAGAATTCTTTGCAAATGTTGATGAAATTACTGACTTGATCAAAGAAAAAATGGATCAAACAGGGATTAAATTGCTTTGGAACACTGCCAACATGTTTTCTAATCCACGTTTTGTTAACGGCGCGGCTTCAACAAATAACGCTGAAGTTTATGCGATTGCTGCAGCACAAGTGAAAAAAGGCTTAGACATCTCCAAAAAACTTGGCGGTGAAAACTATGTCTTCTGGGGTGGCCGTGAAGGATACGAAACTTTACTGAATACCAACATGAAACTTGAACAAGACAATATAGCTCGTCTTTTCAAAATGGCGATTGCTTATGGTGAAAAAATTGGTCACAAACCACAGTTCTTGTTGGAACCAAAACCAAAAGAACCTTCAAAACATCAATATGACTTTGATGCAGCGACTACGATGGCCTTTATCCAACGTTACGGTTTAGAAGGCGACTTCAAGTTGAACTTGGAAGCGAACCATGCTACTTTAGCTGGTCATACATTTGAACACGAAATTGCAGTGGCACGTTGCTACGATTCATTGGGTTCATTGGATGCCAACCAAGGGGATGTTTTGTTAGGTTGGGATACGGATGAATTCCCTACCAATGTCATGGACGTGACTTTGGCGATGTACGAAGTCTTGGAAAATGGCGGTATCGCTCCTGGTGGGATCAACTTTGACTCCAAAGTACGTCGTTCCGCTTTCGAACCAGAAGACTTGTTCTTGGCTCATATTGCTGGGATGGATACTTTCGCTCGCGGTTTGAAAAATGCAGCGAAATTAAAAGAAGATCGTTTCTTCGATGATTTGAAAGAAGAACGCTATGCTTCCTTTAACGAAGGCCTCGGCGAAAAAATCATGAAGGATGAAGAAGACTTGGAAAGCTTATACGATTATGCTGTTAGCCATGAAGATCCAGTCCTGAAATCTAGCCATATCGAATATGTGAAAAATATCTTGAACGATTATTTATAA